AGCCGATGAAATGGGCCTGCGGGTCCCCCAGGATATTTCGGTCATTGGCTATGATAACGTGCGCAACGCCCGTTATTTCACTCCGGCATTGACCACCGTACACCAACCGAAAGAGCGTCTTGGTGAAACCGCATTCAATATGTTACTTGACCGCATCACCAGCAAGCGCGAAGAGTCGCAAACCATTGAAGTGTACCCTACTTTGATTGAAAGACGCTCGGTGGCGGACGGCCCTTACCGCGACTACCGCCGCTGATCTTGTATCACTGTCGTATTGGATTGCTCACTCAACCATTCGGCGTTAAGGGTTTCAGTGCTACCAAGATATTCCAGCAGCCAGCTCAGCGCCGGTGAGGCGCTTTGCTCTGACCAGGTCAGGCAGCATGGGCTGTCCGGGAAGGGCGAACTCAGCGTCAGTTCACACAATATATTTTGCTGTAATAACGGCTGCGCAAAATGTCCCGGAACCATGCCAACACACAACCCCGCTCGCAGGCAGTCAAAGGCACTTTCCCAGTCAGGAACGACCAGCCGCCGTTGATTATCAAGCGTCCAGGTTGTGCGTTTGGGTAGCGCACGCGAGGTATCTTCCATGACCAGCGAAGGCCACTCGCGTACCGATCCTTCCGTCAGCAGCCCCGGCCGTCCGACTAACGGATGTTGTGCATTGACCACGCAGCGCCAGTTCAGGCTGCCCATATCCCGAAACGCAAAACGCCCCCCCACCGGGATCGCCTGGGTAGCGCCTATCGCCACATCCGCGCGACCGTCCGCCAGCGCATCCCAAACGCCGTTGAAGACTTCTGGCATGATATGCAGCTCCATATCTGGGAAATGGCGGTAAAAATCCACCACCAGCTGCCGGGTCCGCGATGGCCGGACCATACGATCAACGGCGATATTGAGCTGCCCCCGCCAGCCGTTTGCTACCTGTTGGCAACGGCGACGGGTGGCAAGCATTTTTTTGATAACAGATCTGGCCTCTTCGCTAAATACACGACCGGCATCGGTCAGCACCACGTCACGATGCCGCCTTTCAAATAAACTGACGGCCAGCCAC
This DNA window, taken from Erwinia tasmaniensis Et1/99, encodes the following:
- the punR gene encoding DNA-binding transcriptional activator PunR, producing MWSEHSLEVIDAVARTGSFTAAAAELHRVPSAVSYTVRQLEEWLAVSLFERRHRDVVLTDAGRVFSEEARSVIKKMLATRRRCQQVANGWRGQLNIAVDRMVRPSRTRQLVVDFYRHFPDMELHIMPEVFNGVWDALADGRADVAIGATQAIPVGGRFAFRDMGSLNWRCVVNAQHPLVGRPGLLTEGSVREWPSLVMEDTSRALPKRTTWTLDNQRRLVVPDWESAFDCLRAGLCVGMVPGHFAQPLLQQNILCELTLSSPFPDSPCCLTWSEQSASPALSWLLEYLGSTETLNAEWLSEQSNTTVIQDQRR